From the genome of Brevinematales bacterium:
CATAACATCGTCATAAGGATTACCTTTCTTTGAGACTACTTTATCGAACGGGTCATCCTTGGGCGGTGTATACTCCTTCTGGAGCTTGAGCGCGTGATCCAGAGCGGTTTTCCCGGACTTATCCTGGATATTTACATCCGCGCCGGACTTCAGCAGAAATTCAGCAATTCCGGAATCATAGTTAGATACCGAGGCCATCAGAGGAGTTACGCCGTTGATATCAGCTTCGTTTATTCCGGCGCCTTTCGATACAAGCAGATTCAGGGTTGTTTCATTCTGTTCTTTTACCGCGTAATGCAGTGCGGTTAGCCCATTTTTATTTTTTATTTTCGGATCGATACCCTGTTTCAGGAGAAATTCGATGATTTTTTCTGGGTTTGGCCCGCCTTTCAGTTTACTTAGAATAGCGCTTTTTTGGGAGACCGTGTGCAATGCGGTGTTTCCCGCTTTATCCTGATAATTGATATCCGCCTTATTCTTCAGGGCTTTTTTTATCCCGTCCAAATCGGCCGCCCCCGCGCTTTGAATCAGCGCAATACCCGGATTCTTTGAAAGGCTTTCGGTCTCCGCTTTTTCTATAATGTTTTGTATTTCTTTGAGCTTGGCATCCTTTTCTTTAAAACCCGAATCTTCCGATTCAATATTATCAAAATTTATATCCACCTGTTTTATCATGATTATCTTTTTTACGTCCCGGTTTTGCATGTCCTTTGCATATATATCCGCCCCGTTATCGATAAGTATTTTTACGACTTTCGGGTTCAGTGTGTTTATTGCAATAAATAACACGGGATCGCCTACCGCGTTTACCGTATCCGGATTCGCGCCTTTTTTCAACAATGATAATACTTTATCGGCATCCTGCTTCACTACGGTGTTAACCAGTTCCGTGTCTGATGAGGCAAAAAGCGCCGAAACGGGAATAAACACCAAAAATAGCAGGAGTATTCTTTTCATTATTTCCCCCAAGTATTTATTTCCCAAATGTTCTTGTATAAAATATTTAATATTTTTCACGGAAAACTCTATAATATTTCTAAGATTAGCTTATCTTTATAGTATAAAAAAGTCAAGCTGAATTTCCATGATTCCACTTGACTATTATATATTATGATATTATTATTTATGTAAATCAAAGGAGGTTAGGATGGAACATTTAACCACAGCCGTATTTAAGGAAAAAGTGTTCGATTTTGAAAAGAACAGCGAATGGAAATATCAGGGAACTCTCCCGGCGATTATCGATTTCTACGCGGACTGGTGCGGCCCGTGTAAAATGATAGCGCCTATCATGGAGGAGCTCTCAAAGGAATACGACGGTAAGCTGACCGTTTACAAGGTGGATACCGACGCAGAACAGGAACTCGCCGGAGCATTCGGAATCCAGAGTATCCCGAGCGTTCTCTTTATCCCGATGGAGGGCCAGCCCCAGATGGCGGTCGGCGCATTACCGAAGGACGCGTTCCAGAAGGCGATACACAACATACTCAAAATCAACTAGTACTGCCGGTAAATAATAGGGGCTGTCTTAAAGGGCTTGATGACGAACTGTTTTTTGTCATTGCGAGGCGTCATGGTGAGCTTACCGAACCATAGCCGAAGCAATCTATTTTATTATTGGTTATTAAATAAAACAGACTGCTTCGTCCCCCTTGGGGACTCGCAGTGACAGAAAAGAATAAAAAAACGACTTCGTCAACAAGCCCTAAAAGTGTATTCTTACATGTAATGTTTTGTCACTGCGAGCCTGCCTTCTACCGAAGGTAGACAGGGAACGAAGAGACGAAGCAGTCTGTTTAATTCTTTATGGGTTATTTAAATAGATTGCTTCACCCCGCGCATCGAAAATATTATGCAGCGCGGGGTTCGCAATGAGAAGCCTATTCTAATATAGGACTTTTGGGATAACCCCGTAATTTTTTATCACAAATATTTATCCCTCGCGGGCTTTGATCTTCGCCTGGGTCTCTTCATAACGCTTCCGGTCGATCGGGTAGAACACCAGTACGATATTAGCGATGACAAAGAACAGCGCCGTAATCGGTCCCACCAGAAGCATGATCCCGAATATCCCCGACTCGCTCTGCGCCGCATTCGGTACATATCTGAACAGGTCGAGAATTATCCCTATCAGGAACGCGGCGAACGCCTGCCCGAGCTTGATCCCGAACGTCCATATCCCGTAGAATATCCCCTCGCGGCGTACCCCGTGCTCCGCGTAATCGTCCTCCACCGTATCCGGGATGATCGACCACGGCATGACGTAATTAGTCGACAATCCCACGCCCGCGAAGAACATGAGGATATACATCCCGATCGGGTCGAACGTGCGGCCGAACAGGAATATCATGATCACCGCCGCCGCTAAAAGCGACATTCCCGCGATGTAGGTTTTCTTTTTCCCTATCCGCTTCGAAATCAGCACCATGAGCGGCATCGACGCCATCGCGGTCACCAGCAGGATCAGCATCGCGATATCCATCGACGCGTCCTTCTTTACATAATCGAAATAGTACTTCAGCGAGCCCGTGACTATCGTAACGCCGATGATATTCATCATAAACGGGATGAGTATGAGGCGGA
Proteins encoded in this window:
- the trxA gene encoding thioredoxin, whose product is MEHLTTAVFKEKVFDFEKNSEWKYQGTLPAIIDFYADWCGPCKMIAPIMEELSKEYDGKLTVYKVDTDAEQELAGAFGIQSIPSVLFIPMEGQPQMAVGALPKDAFQKAIHNILKIN